From the Pseudorasbora parva isolate DD20220531a chromosome 2, ASM2467924v1, whole genome shotgun sequence genome, the window ACAAAAGAGTTTTAGGAGCCAGCCAATAGCCTCTAAGTTGTTCGTCGCCGGTGGTTACGGCCATGTGATTGGTCCAGGTGTTGCAGAGCGAGAGGGTAGCACCGAGTCCCTCGTGATATTGAGAAGGGCTCGGTCATGGTTGGACCGCTCCCATTCCGTCCTccccctcttcctcctcttcatccTTGTGCATGTTGTTTCAATGTAAAGAGCCGGAAATGAACACGACTGAATGTAATGAAGTAAAACCCCCACACTTGtgcctgttttattttttttctaaactaCATTTCCAGGTTTTCACTGACTATGATATAAGCCTCAATCTAAAAAAAGGTCAAGCATGGAGAATCTGAGATAAAGGGTGTCATAGTTATGTCCATAAAGACTGCCTTTATTAATGGAGTGGACAGTGTAATTCAATGTAGCTTATAGAAAGACTGAGGGTTTCTCAACTCTGGCCCTGTTatttagggttggagctaaactctgcaggacagtggacCTCGAGGGACAGTTAAGAAACCCTGGTTTAAGGGAAACATTTCTATCACTTATTTTCCCTGGGAATTTAACCCAACATGCTCTTCCAATTGTTGAGCCAGTATGGGAACTAGTATTGTATCtgtatatatcacaatatagttAAAGTCGGCTTGAAATAGAAATTGTGACTCTTTCTTTCCAACACATGGTCCACTTCTCAAACCTTAAACAAAAacttcattttgtttttttgtgaattgATTAGATTGTTGTCATTTGCGAATCGTTGCAATTTGCacgttaatatttaatataataaagacacttttctttttaataatgATGTGCTCAGATAAATCATTCAGAATGAACACTGCagtattacataaaaaaatgattcattaatttagattttatggCGGCTTCAAGTTGACGAAGTAATGACTGGAATAATAATCcattcaattataatttgacaagtggttttattcatatcagagaCCTATTCTTTATGAAACAATAAAGTTTACTCTGTTTTTCTCCTAGTTCACTGGCCACTTACTTTGATGTATTTTGGGAAAAGTGGATGAAATAATGCGATGTAAATCCGAAAGATCCTCTGAATTGTGGCGCAAACTTATGGCGCATTATATCAACTAACATGATCATTATAAAGGTGTTTAAACGACACCACACATTCACTTCCACATATTTGACAATCGGATTATAGCATACAATTTATGATATCGTAAACAAGgttgtgaatattttgaataaaaagggaaaaactaaataaacGTGATTCATATCTGTCTGTGTGGCTGCATTCGCCAAGGAAATAAAACGTTCTAAAATAAGTCACCTCAAAAAATTCACGCTGGGGGTTAGTGTATACATTGCATTCAGAAAGTTTTCACAGCATATCACTTATTCCACACTTTTGTAATGTTACAGCCttccaaaattgattaaattaataatttcatCCCTCCATTCTACAAACAATTCccaataatgacaacatgagAGACATTTTTTGAAATCTTTGgacatttattgaaaataaaaaaaataaaaaattacatgtacataagtatttacagcctttgccattctcACACTCTAAATTTAGCTCAGgtgcatcctgtttccactgatcatccttgatgTTGTAAATTACCTTGAGTGTGGTAAATTTACCTGGTAAATACATTTGACTGGAAGgttcacacacacatgtctaTATCCCTATTATATATCTAAGGTctcacagttaacagtgcacaaaccaagccatgaattCCAAGGAATTTCTCTGCAGGATTGTACCGAGGCgcagatctggggaagggtacagaaaaatgttctgcagcaatgaaggtcccaatgagcacagtggcctccatcaacCATAGATTAAAGAAGTTTGGGACCACCAGGACACGTCCTACAGCTGACCGCCCGGCCAAACTGAGCAATCGCTAGAGAAGGGCCTCACTCTGACAGAGATCCagcgtttctctgtggagaaAGGAGAACCTTCCCGAAGAACATCCATCTTtgcctgtatggtagagtggccatACATAAGTcactcctcagtaaaaggctgcctggagtttgccaaaaggcacctaaAGGACTCCCAGACCACTAGAAAtaaaattctctggtctgatgaaacaaagattgaactctttggcctgaatggcaagcgtcatgtttagaggaaaccaggcactgctcatcacctggccaaatAACGTCCCTACaatgaagcatggtggtggcagcatcatgctgtggggatgtttttcagcggcagATACCAGTCAGGATCAAGGGAAAGAttaatgcagcaatgtacagagacatcctttatgaaaacctgctccagactgctcaggacctcagactggggtgaAGGTTCCTCTTCCGATAGGCCAaagaccctaagcacacagccaagataacaaaagaGTGGCTACAGGACAACTCCGTACATGTCCTTGagtggggggaaaaaacattCCATTTGCACAAAAATTATCCTAAACAGTGTATCTGTAATGGCTAACATTTCTAACTTTGATTTGATATAAAGCCTACTGTCATTCAGCTCTTTTGATCTATCATGATGGTGCTATACCAGAATCAACACCATTATACATAAATCgtcaaaataaatgcatattttttctTCCCTTCACGGAAAACAATTCATCTTAGCACCTTTGAAATCCCTTCATTCAGTTTGTAATTTTACTCGTTCTGAAATCCTTTGTCGACATATTAAGTAGAATTTCCCTTCTAGCCCATGTCATAGGCCAGGCTGGGTCTTCTCATGCAACTGCACTGGGTTTTAATGCACTTTTAACATGGCCCAGGGCTGCAGTGGGAATGCCAGGAGTGGGACGGGAATGCACAACTCACAGATTCCACAGAAATCATATAAAAGGCCAGTTCAAGTCTGCTGAAGAAAAGAGAGATAGTTGTGTGTTAGGaatggggggtgggggtgggggggtcgTCGCAGTGACAATCCTAGCTCAGAGCAGCAGAGAATGGGCCTTGTGTCTGGGCTGGTACTGGGGTACCAGGCGCTGCTGCTCTGCGGACAAAAGCCACAATGTAAGTGTGGTGGGGAGTGTGAGGGGCTGGAATGAGAAGCTTCTGGAACGCTGCAGAGGAGGAGAACAGTTTAGTGGATTAATACAGGGATGGGTCTGTGAGACGCACACTGTGAGACCTGCTCGTAGCACAAGAGGAGGTGTGTGGGGGGCTCGTGTTAATGACAGAGGTCTTTCTACTGCTCACAGTGCTTTATTTGTTTACAATTGCCCCCATAGTCTTGCTGAGATGGACAGAAGGAAGGGGGCAGAGGAACGAGGGTTATTATGTGCTTATGGCATTGCTTGCGTGAGCAGATGCATTTGGCATGTGCGGAGCTGCGCGGCAGACACACGTCTAGCTCCTGGTGGGGCTGAGGGACACTTGGCACTTTAAACACTGATCTCAGCTAGATCCGCTAGTTTTACCACAGCTTCAAGTTGAGTTGGCTCCAGCTGCGAGTTCCAACCGGGTGCATTATGGGAATGTTGTGGAACGCCATATCTCAGCGCGAGGAGACGAGCTCCGTCTCTGGGAAGGAAGAAAGTCAGCGCTGCTTTCTCAGCTGCCCGAGGGCTTGGAGGGTTAAACCCCTGGAGCTTGGACTGAGACATGGAGAACCGGAGATCACCGGCAACTCCATTCCACAGCATCGTCGGAGCTTCATCCTACGGTTTCCTGCCAGACAAAGAGAGCTGCTCTTCGGCGCTGTATCTAATCTGCTGAATTGTGATGGTTCAAGGTATTTGGAACCAGAGTGTCTGACGTTTTTTGTGTCAATTTTCACAGATTTTGCATCTAGATGTTTGTAGGTACAGTAGTCTGAGCAGATACACATTGTTCTTGTGGTTGTGCCATTGTTTGGGAACATTCAAACTGCTCATTGCGTCCATTTTTCAATGTCTCTGCCTATCTCTGAATgtacattttctctctctctttccctcaGTTCAGCACCTGAAGTCTACAGATCTCGGACGCCACAGCCTCCTCTACATAAAAGAAATGGGACATGGCTGGTTTGGCAAGGTAAGACCTTTTATAACCCAAGCCATACTATAGGGTGTACCTTAGAAATCAGCCGAAAATCTAATGGAGTTGATATTAAACACAGTACAGTGTAGTCTGGTCGTGAACTCATGAGCTTCCGTTAAACGAACAGTTTGAGATAAATGGCACACAAGTGTTCACTCTTTGTAAATCTGTGCTGCCAGTTTCACAGGTGGCAGGTGTGAGTCATTTCCTCAGTGTTAATGtgtggtttgggcctgctttcaGGTTTTGCTGGGGGAGGTGAATGCTGGACTCAGCTCCACACAGGTGGTGGTTAAGGAGCTGAAGGCCAGTGCCAGTGTACAGGAGCAGATGCAGTTCCTGGAAGAGGTCCAACCTTACCGGTAAACACCTTTCCTCTTATCTCTCCTACTTATTTTACTTACCTCCTCTTCTGATTGTATCTAACGTTATATGCTAAAATATATGCTATATTTATGACATTTGTGTCTACATCTCTTGTTGGCACAAACTGAATCTACATTATTAACTAAACAGTTTCTCATGTGAGCAATATTTtgatgtttgaatgtattttgaaCCCTTAAAGGGTGCTCCAGCATCCAGCCCTTCTGCAGTGTCTGTCCCAGTGTTCAGAAGTCACGCCCTACCTGCTGGTTATGGAGCACTGTCCCCTGGTAAGCCACCGAAAACCAGCCACTTCCCTCACTGGACTTGAGTTGGTCAGCCTACCCTTTAGAATCTATACTGTCAGTCAGCAGCCTTTCGAGATGAAGTGGCATATTATATCAAATATAATATGATGTATTGAAGTAGCATCCCCTTTATTTTGCAAGTATTGTTTTGAGAGCAAGAAGCTGCAAAAAAGCAACTGCATGCATGCGCAGTGCATTTGACCCTTTGGTAAGCCACACCTTAAAAATGTTACTGACCAATCCAAGCTTATCAACTCTAGCCATATTAGCAgacttttgttcttttctcatatGTCTATGGAGAATCTGTGTGTTTGGataactttttctttttttaaacaaggaACACAGAGAGAACATATAACATTTTTCAAATCTTAATGTGAATCTTGATATGGTCATGCTGTGTATTAAACCCTCATTTCCCTTGCTGCAGCTGTAATATTTTTTAACTTTCCTAAAATGTCATTTATCTATGTAGTTGTACTATAGGTAATAGTAAATAAAGAGTTCACGGTACTATAACATTAGGAACAGTTCCGATCACCATCAAATGAGGCTTTTCtctttttatttgattatgGTAGgtgtttgtcttgtttctaattTCACAGTCTTGgcagttttaataattttacagCATCATTAAACAATTTAAGAAAAACACAATTGCTTTGTTTCATCCCAACACCACTTTATGAGCACATTTTACTGAAAAACGTACAGTGATATTTCTATAAAGCTGGTCTAAGCATCCAAGGGGGACAGAGCTTAGCACACGGATGATTAAACAGCTTAATGCTCCCTCTTCTGGTCATATTAGAAATTGTGCATTTGTACAGTAACAAATTGACAGAGTAATGGTACCAGAATTACAGTAGGTAGTGAACGGCATGATAACACACATTAGCATTCATGCATTGTTTTTATTAATGATATTTACTTTATACAGGGTGATGTTAAAGGATATCTACGTAGCTGTCGGGCCACCGACTCAGTGACCCCTGACCCTTTGATCCTCCAGCGGATGGCATGCGAGATTGCTTCTGGTCTGCTGTACCTTCACAAACACAATTACATTCACAGGTCAGGATCCACTAGCCTTTGGCCTTTTCCCTACATATTGGTCCTTTTAGTTATTTTTCACCATGCCGCTCACTGGACGTCCAGCTCTGGTGTCTCCTGGCAACAATATCCTGGTGCTGCTTGAGTACATGTCACAGACTCCAGCATCAGTGATTTTGTTgctgggggaaaaccccttgctCAACAAAACCATCAATTATTTGTAAGAATTGATTGAAGAAAATGTTAGATGACACTGCAGACTTCCTTTGTTACTGTGTCATGAAAGTTTGCCAATGACAGGAACTAAAAATGCTGCAAACATTGCTCCACTCTGTCCTGTTCTCAGTGACCTGGCCCTCAGGAACTGCCTGTTGACCTCAGAGCTGGCAGTGAAAATTGGAGACTATGGCCTCAGCCACAGTAAGTACAAGGTGAGTCTGTGACGGCTTTTAGGATTGCAGTCATGCTAATCCTATTATTTTGACTTTGTCTCAGTGTTTCTTTATATTCAATATCCGTTCATCCTTTCCCCCTGGTAGGATGACTATTATGTAACAGCAGATCAAATATGGGTTCCTTTACGCTGGATTGCCCCTGAACTTATTGATGAAGTCCACGGCAATCTCTTAGTTGTGGACCAAACCAAAGCCAGCAATGTCTGGTGAGAAatcatttagaaaaaaacaCTATGACAGAGGTTTTCAATTTTAAGGTCACAGAATATTACATGTTGTATGCACTAAATCTGTAATCTGAGTGCAAAGTTGAACTCAGCAAAACAATCAGGATGCTGCAAATGCAGAACTTTGCCTTTGCACCTTTTTATTTGGATACTTATTTTGGGGTAATATTTCGCTTATCCAAAAGGTGATAAGCATCCTTTGAATGATAATACTGGTCTTTGACAAACTTTAGCATGACACACAAGCTCAGCCCCTCTCAAAACGGTAAAGTTCTGCAGATAATTTGTGGACTGCAATATCCTGAAGTACATTTCTGTGCGGGTTCTCAAGaatttggaataaaaaaaaaaaagctgcagTTGGCCAAAAAAGAAAACCTCTGCCCCGTGACATACTGACATATGTGTGCAATTTTAAATCCAGAATTTAAGACATATGATATACTTTAAACTAATTGCCTCACTGATTAACAAACTCTTCACTATGTGATTAACCCTGCAGGTCACTGGGTGTGACAATATGGGAGTTGTTTGAACTGGGGAACCAGCCTTACAGGCACTATTCTGATAGGCAGGTTTTAACATATGCTGTAAAGGAACAGCAGCTCAAACTGCCAAAGCCCCTGCTGAAAGTGCCTCTGTGTGAACGCTGGTGAGTCGATTCACAAGTCACAATCATTGTTATGAACAGCCAATCCCCTTTAGTTTACCATTCATGACTCCCCTGACCCCCATCACTACattcaaaccaatcaatgttccCCTTCAGAGACACACCCACAAAATCaatcttattttaaatatgaatcaaTCAATAATGTAATCAATAATGTAAAGCAATGAATATTTCCAACCACAGGCGCTTCCACAAGTCATTGCCATTTTCTCTGGCAATACCAACAAATCAAGACTGCTCAGATCCACGGTGGCCAATCATTAATTCTCCCCTTCTATAAGCCTATCAATCATACATTTATCCAGTCCTGGAAGCACACATCATTCATTTTACCCTGACACACTCCAATCATTGTCCATTTATTCAAGCAAAGTAATGTATATACCACTATACAACTATACCACTCAATCCCCTACTGGATGCTATTCAATAAATGACCATACTTTAAGGCTTCAAGGCTACCATTACGCTAACCTGCCCATGTGTCAAATCATCACTTAGTGAGTTTCTGGCTATTGTCCATACTGTACTAGCATCCATTTTAAGCATCCATAAAACAATTAGATAATGGAGGACAAAAACAGTACCACGTATACATCTTTAGGTTCCAAGAAAATAGGCAAATGTTGATATCTGTGTTTTAAGGTTTTGgaacttaaatatacaattaaaaatagatTTGGTATGCTATTTGTGTCAACAATTTTAGTTTAATCCTTTACAACCAACCATTCTGTTTCTGCTAGATATTAGTTAAGGGTCTAAACAATTAGCTTTTCTGTCATGTGTGTGAGCaggtatgaggtaatgcagttCTGTTGGCTGCAGTCTGAGCAGAGACCTGTCGTGGAGGAAGTCCATCTACTGCTAAGTTATCTGTGTGCTAAGGGTACCACTGAGGCTGAAGAAGACTTTGAGCAGCGCTGGAACTCTCTCAGGCCAAGTCTGGGCTCCAACAGCTCTCACAGGACACCTGCACCTGAAGTAGCTTCTTCAACTTCCTCTTCATTTCCTCTACTTGAACACTTCTCTATGGCAGACAGCTTCCAGTCTGAGAATGGGGACGATATATTGACAGTAACTGAGACCAGCCATGGGCTCAACTTTGAGTATAAATGGGAGCAGGCACAAGCCGAGCAGCCCTACTGCTCCTCTTCAGCTAGTGGACCATTGGGAAAGAATAATCCCCATTACCAGGATGTGTATTATCCACTCAGCAACTCCAAAGGTACCTGCAAGGGAGAGAGTCTCCCTCTCGGGGTCTCTCCATCCTACTATGGGTCAGACCATCCAGGGGTGGTTCCAGTGCTGAGTGCACACAGCCCCTCAGTAAGTAGTGAGTACTACATCCGCATTGAGGAACCAGTTGAGTGCAACATTAACTTAGAAGAAACCAATCTTGATTACAGCCCGAGAGTTGAAGCCAGCAACAGCAGCATGTATTCTACGGACAGAAGGAGCCCCGTTGGGTCTCAGCCAAACAGCTACTGGTCAGCAGCTAAAGAATCCATCAGTAATGATTATGATTCAGATAGTAGCCTAAACATGGAGCCACTCCAAAGAAGAGTTCCAAACTTGGTAGAGACTAGCCAGTCAGAATCATATTTCTCTTCTAATGACAGGCAAAATTTACAGTGTGAAGAGTCACCTCAAGCAGAGCCAGATGTTCATTTGATAAGAGGGTATAGTTCAGACTCTAATCAGCAGAGAAGAGGGTCGGGAAGTCTCTGCCATAGACTGGAGGCGGTAGAGGAGAGCCCACTTGGCATTTCAGTCTCTCTTAGTAGTCCCAGCTTGGCTTATTGTGATCCATACCTTGAGTCTAACCAGAGAACTGCAGAAAGAAGTATGGCCAATGAGGCCTATTATGACATGATGGGCCCCATGCAAAAGAGTGTTCCCAGACCCCACTACATGAGTATTGATATTGATGCTGGTGATGGCCTTCTTTTGGGGATGGGGAGTGCCAATccagaagatgatgatgatctgTTTTCTCAGAACATGTTGACTAACTGGAACTCCAACCACTCAGCAAACAACAACAGTTTAAGTGATCGTACACAAGCTGTGGGTTTTCGAGATGCATATCTTGATTTACGTCATCCAACACCCTCTTCTCATGTCGAGAGTTTGAAAACAAGAGCTTTGGAAACAAGCAACAGTTGTACATATAATTGCATTGATTCTCTCAAAGTCCACTCGTACATGGAAGCCACAGATAGTACACCCACCACTAGCAACCTTCACACTGACTCAGAGGGTGGTGAGTACCTACATTTATGCCCTGAAGGTACTCAGGATGTTGAATCATCTTCCAAATGTCATTCTGTCACAGAAAGTCAACATATTAATACACGGCAGAAGAACATTGCTCATAAACATATCAAAAACAATACATCAGACTTCCATGTAGGAGGTTACAGCAGAACAAATCCATCAACTCTTCCAAAAGATATTGTAGTGACTACAGAAAACATGTTACTCGAGACAAGGATATCCCCTGCACAAAATATGAAACTTGAGACTGGTGGTTCTGCTGGAGTGTTTGTAAAAATGGTGTCATGCCCTAAGGATCTGCCTAAGAGTGTCTCAGAGTGTAACCATTTGACAGACAGCGGGATGGTGCCCAACTACTCCAGTATCAGTCTGGTGGAAATTAATGACTGCACTGATATCCCCTCTGGAGTTCTTACAGATTATCCCTTGGACTATGCAGAGGTGGGCAATATTGAACTGACTCATAGACCGTTACAGCGGGAGACTGGGTCCAGACACTGTGAGGACATAATTAATCTTGCCTCTAGCAGCAGTCCATGTGAGGCCTTCAGCCCCGATAGTTATCACACATCCATTCAGCCGAAGTCCCTAGACAGTGGCTATGACACAGAGAACAATGAATCCCCAGAGTTTATCCTGAAAGACCTTGATGGGAATCCAACCCTTAGCACCAGTGTAGAATCAGATGAGTGTGACATGGTGCTCCAGATGGACCTAGATGAAGATGTCAATGTAATGCTCCTGCATCCACCCAGCAGTCATACACCACTGATCAGCCTTGGTGAGAGGAATCAGTACAGAGACTCTGCTTATTTTTCTGACTATGACGTGGAGAACGACAAGAGCCCCAGTGAAGGGGGTAGCAACTTTTTCAATCGCCAAGATGAGGAAGATATCTTTGAGCTCAAAGCGGAAAATGAGGGCTCAGAAAAGACAGTTAGGAAAGAAGGACATAGCATGGAGTGTGAGCATGGAAATAACATCTCTGTGACAAAGGACAACAATTTTGCCCTTAATGCTCATAAAATGTGTCTTAAAAAGACAAATCCAAATTCATCACCTACACTGGTTCCGATGATTTCCATGCTTTCTCCCTTTCCTCCAGAGATGGGGGGATGCTTGACAAAGGAGGCAACTCCAGATGATGGTATTGGGCTGGAATCTGATCACTCTGGAGAGGAACCAAACACTGAATGCTACTCTTCCACAGTGTCTGAAGGTTCTTCCTCGACACAGGAGGCATCGGGTGTGGAGGAGCCGTCTAACGGAGATTTCAGAGATTTTTCCTCAGCAGAGTCACTAGGTTCAGATTGTATCATAGTAGACTTCAGTGGGGAGATAATCCAAACAGAGGAGCAAGAGGCCTGTAACAAAGGGGACAATCCAGAGCTTCCAAGGGAAGGACACAATGAGGAAAAGGAAGATGAGGATTCAGTGGAAAAATGTGGCATAGGTCAAGCCTTTTCACAATCAAAGCGTGATGATTCCTTGGAGAGCGTTCTACCAGCCTTGCCAGAAGACCTTGATGTCCCAGCTCCACTGGGGAACGGAGAAGATGGAGATGAGGAGGATTCTGAGGATAGTGATGAGTCCGATGAAGAACTTCGTAGCTACAACATACAGGAGCAGAGTGATGAAAGTGATGACGAGTTCCCCGTGGTGCCTGTCATTGTGAGCGACCGTAGCAGTGTGCGGCATCTACGCAGCCTCCTCAAAATGCCCTCCATACTTACGCAGTCCTTCTGCGATGAACTGGAGAGCAAGAAAAAAGCGGTGTCATTCTTTGATGATGTCACTGTGTTTCTGTTCGACCAGGTTTGTAGAATTATTACTTAATAGTTACTTTCTTTTCCGAAAAATACATTGCTTTGTCCAATGCTAATATGACTCAACGTTTGTGTGTTGCTGTGTATTGATGCAGGAGAGCCCCACAGGTGAGCTTGGGGACTACAGTTTTCCTGTGGAGGTAGAACCTAACGGCCAGGCTTCAGAAGTGGAGCTTCCACAACCCCAAGATAGGGTCACTGCCCCTGAGGAGTCACCAGGAAGGAATTTCTCAGAAGAAAGTGGGTGTTCTTCTACCTTGATAAAATTTTTGCATAGGTATTACCTTTCGTTCAGTGATATTTCACAAGCCTCTCGCCCTAAACAGGTGGTGCGTTTGAGTGGCAAGATGATTTTCCGTTGATGCCAAGTCCTTCATCATCTGAACCTGGCTCTGATGAAATTACAACTCCACCCAACTCTCCCGTCAAGTCTCCAGATGAAAAACCAGCACCGCTTTCCCGATTTAGCGTCTCTCGTTTCTCCATTACGCATGTGTCAGACTCTGATGTGGACTCCATGGGAGGTCAGTCCAGCTCTGTACTTCTTCACATAAACACATTATTGATATAATTTAGGAATGGTTGACACTGGAAGTTAACTAGCTCTCTCATTTCGTCACACAGGTAACAGTGAGAATGGAGCCCAGGAGTAAAGGGGTCATTAACACATTCATTTGAAGAGGTGTTTAGAACCTGTATGGTTTTATTTGGTCTGATCAGACTGTGGGTTCTCCTGTATCGCtatcttttttgttgttttaaacgTGCTGGACGAAAGGGTCCTGTCAACCTGATATGCTGTTTGGACACAGTGCCTCATATTGTAGTGGATTAGCCAGCCCCTTCCAAGTGTTCCTAGACAGATGGTGGTTAAGTGACAGTCTGTTGAGAACAACAGTTATAAGAACAGAAAAAGAGATCTGTATAGCAGAACATATTTATTATCTATGTATTAAAACATGATGTATTAAGATTATAACTTATTTGCACAATTCAGTATCAGTATCATGCTGAAAACATCCTTTTTCCACACATAACTTGTAGGAAACAATAGATACAAGGCTGCTCTCCTCATTTGCTTGTTATGCCATATCGTCAATAAGTGATTTGTTAGGGTCTGAAATATGTCATTGTGCTTTTACATGTTCAGATTGACCAAATGAGCCGCATAAAATAGAGTGCAAGATGTTCTGCCCCCATAAAAGAAAGACCCCTAATTATTATTGAGGGTGAAAAACTATATACTGAGCCTGCTGCTACAAGCTGCTCAAGTGATATTTTCTATATTTGACCACTTTTAACTAAACTTTAGCTCAGGGGTGTTAAGGATATGGTACAAAAGTATTAACAATATAAACTATCATACTGTCTGCTGTTTTGCTTTTCGACAaacaattttcacaaaactCTACATGCACTTTTATTATATGAACTAAGACATCTTTTGTGCATCTCGTTCTTTATAATCAAGTACATCCAAATTAAGatcttatttatattttattaaagtgCAGTTGAATCATCAGGCTAGTTCTTCTCTGGTTAGCGCTTCTCTTTAGATCCctagatttttatttaaatatcgagattattttacatttcagcTCTAAGAATGACGAGCTGGCGAGCGCGCAATAAACCAGCGATTTTCTTCAACTAGTATGGTAGCGTTCATATAGGACAGCTTGCATATGGGTCATTCCTGTTATGCAGCCGTTTGAAAACTATGTTTGCTTCTATAAAGGGTGTTCAGACTGTCAGAAATATCAGGCACTTAAACCCTTTAAAACAAATCTCACGTGCTACATTCTAATTCAAAAAGTTCAAACTTTGGCATATCACAGTCCATCACAAGATACATTACTTAGTCATAATGCCTTGTCTGCAGATTTTGAATGCTAAAATGAGCGTAAGATTTGACTGTCACGGATTATAATTGTCAGACGATTTTAATTTCAgtctgttcttcacataaagCTACTCTATGacttctgaggaattaaataaGCTACATTTATGATACATTTATGGTGCTTTTACCATACTTTAAGCTGTAGACatttatttgtgagaaaaagtaaatgacattttttttgttgcatttttacCAGGTTTGAGTTGAATATAAAATGCCCAGTATAAGAGGAATGACCCTGATGGCGGTTAGTTTTTAGGTGCTTGTCAGGATCAGAAATTTAGGAAGTCTGTCTTGGGCACGAATAACATTTGCTTTGAATCCAAGGAACTGATTTCAGGACTGAGCGAAAAAACTGTGGGTTATCGAAAGCTTGGTACTTAAAGACACTTA encodes:
- the aatka gene encoding serine/threonine-protein kinase LMTK1 isoform X1; this encodes MRASEFVVVMSSVLFNPSFAFSSHFDPGGSPLSELSWPSSLAVVAVSFSGLFTFVFLMLACLCCKKGDISFKEFENTEGEEGQANLSSLASPSSQNDPEVYILPLTEVSLPVSKQPNKSFQHLKSTDLGRHSLLYIKEMGHGWFGKVLLGEVNAGLSSTQVVVKELKASASVQEQMQFLEEVQPYRVLQHPALLQCLSQCSEVTPYLLVMEHCPLGDVKGYLRSCRATDSVTPDPLILQRMACEIASGLLYLHKHNYIHSDLALRNCLLTSELAVKIGDYGLSHSKYKDDYYVTADQIWVPLRWIAPELIDEVHGNLLVVDQTKASNVWSLGVTIWELFELGNQPYRHYSDRQVLTYAVKEQQLKLPKPLLKVPLCERWYEVMQFCWLQSEQRPVVEEVHLLLSYLCAKGTTEAEEDFEQRWNSLRPSLGSNSSHRTPAPEVASSTSSSFPLLEHFSMADSFQSENGDDILTVTETSHGLNFEYKWEQAQAEQPYCSSSASGPLGKNNPHYQDVYYPLSNSKGTCKGESLPLGVSPSYYGSDHPGVVPVLSAHSPSVSSEYYIRIEEPVECNINLEETNLDYSPRVEASNSSMYSTDRRSPVGSQPNSYWSAAKESISNDYDSDSSLNMEPLQRRVPNLVETSQSESYFSSNDRQNLQCEESPQAEPDVHLIRGYSSDSNQQRRGSGSLCHRLEAVEESPLGISVSLSSPSLAYCDPYLESNQRTAERSMANEAYYDMMGPMQKSVPRPHYMSIDIDAGDGLLLGMGSANPEDDDDLFSQNMLTNWNSNHSANNNSLSDRTQAVGFRDAYLDLRHPTPSSHVESLKTRALETSNSCTYNCIDSLKVHSYMEATDSTPTTSNLHTDSEGGEYLHLCPEGTQDVESSSKCHSVTESQHINTRQKNIAHKHIKNNTSDFHVGGYSRTNPSTLPKDIVVTTENMLLETRISPAQNMKLETGGSAGVFVKMVSCPKDLPKSVSECNHLTDSGMVPNYSSISLVEINDCTDIPSGVLTDYPLDYAEVGNIELTHRPLQRETGSRHCEDIINLASSSSPCEAFSPDSYHTSIQPKSLDSGYDTENNESPEFILKDLDGNPTLSTSVESDECDMVLQMDLDEDVNVMLLHPPSSHTPLISLGERNQYRDSAYFSDYDVENDKSPSEGGSNFFNRQDEEDIFELKAENEGSEKTVRKEGHSMECEHGNNISVTKDNNFALNAHKMCLKKTNPNSSPTLVPMISMLSPFPPEMGGCLTKEATPDDGIGLESDHSGEEPNTECYSSTVSEGSSSTQEASGVEEPSNGDFRDFSSAESLGSDCIIVDFSGEIIQTEEQEACNKGDNPELPREGHNEEKEDEDSVEKCGIGQAFSQSKRDDSLESVLPALPEDLDVPAPLGNGEDGDEEDSEDSDESDEELRSYNIQEQSDESDDEFPVVPVIVSDRSSVRHLRSLLKMPSILTQSFCDELESKKKAVSFFDDVTVFLFDQESPTGELGDYSFPVEVEPNGQASEVELPQPQDRVTAPEESPGRNFSEESGAFEWQDDFPLMPSPSSSEPGSDEITTPPNSPVKSPDEKPAPLSRFSVSRFSITHVSDSDVDSMGGNSENGAQE